The Podarcis muralis chromosome 16, rPodMur119.hap1.1, whole genome shotgun sequence genomic interval agaaaacatttaggggtatgcgtacccctgcgtccccccagaaaaaatcaCTGATtagataataatactaatactaataattaataataataatttattgtttataccccgtccatctggctgggtttccccagccactctgggcagctttcaacagaatattaaaatacaataatctgttaaacattaaaagcttccctaaacagggctgccttcagatgtcttctaaaagcctggtagttgtttttctctttgacatctgatgggagggtgttccacagggcaggtgccactatcgagaagaccctctgcctggttccctgcaacttcgcttctcacagcgaggaaaccaccagaaggccatcggcactggacctcagtgtccgggcagaacgatgggggaggagacgctccttcaggtatactggagattagatagatagatagatagatagatagatagatagatgatagagatagatagatgatagagatagatagatagatagatgatagatagatagatagatagatagatagatagatagatagattagatagatagatggtagatagatagatagatagatagatagatagatagatagatgattgatagatagatagatagatagatagatagatagatgatagatagatagatagatagatagatgatagatagatagatagatagatagatagatagatagatagatatagatagatgatagatagatagatagatagatagatagatagatagatagatagatagatagatagatgatagatgatgatagatagatagatagatgatagatagatgatagatagatagatagatagatagatagatagatagatgatagatatagatatgaggtttggaacttaacaggttaagaagttcccatgatgcctcacattctgacgtcagctgggagaagctgggaggagtttcgttctgttcccctctggtctttgagggagaaagtcgcagtccgtaatggctgcaaggagcccaggagatccctggggaaatgtcggaataaagagctgaaatggacaaacctggactctgtgtttgtctggaagctaattgaaggacgtgacagtttcaccgCTGTGCtcaactctgctactggcgtgactggagctgactgagagcgtgcgcaggggaagtgtgccgggcggccataaaaaagctaattgtggaccaataaatcGATTAGCGGGGGTCGCGTCAGATCAATAAATCAATTTCGccacaatagatagatagatagatagatagatagatagatagatagatagatgatagatagatagatgatagatagatagatagatagatgatagatagatagatgatagatagatagatgatgatagatagatagatagatagatagatagatagatagatagatgatagatagatagatgatagatagatagatgatagatagatagatgatagatagatagatagatagatagatagatagatagatagatagatagatgatagatagatagatagatgatagatagatgatagatagatagatagatagatagatagatagatagatgatagatagatgatagatagatagatgatagatagaagatagaagatagatagatgatagagatgatagattgattgatagatagatagatgatagatagatagatagatagatgatagatagatagatagatagatagatgatagatagatgatagatagatgatagatgatgatagatagatatagatgatagatagatgatagatacatagatagatagatgatgatagatagatgatagatagatgatagatagatagatagatagatagatagatgatagatagatgatatagatagatgatagatgatagatagatagatgatagatagatagatgatagatagatagatagatgatagatagatagatagatagatagatagatgatagatagatgatatagatagatgatagatgatagatagatagatgatagatagatagatgatagatagatagatagatgatagatagatagatagatagatagatagatgatagatagatagatatagatagatattccTCTGTTCCTATTAAAGTTAACCCTTGATTCATCACCTTGGGGACTGGAATCTTACTTTGTTTCTAGGCatgaggccatagctcagtggtagagcacctgctttgcatgcagaaggttccaggttcaatccccagcatctccaggtagggctggggaaagaccgttctctgaaaccttggagatccCCCGCCAGTCGGTGCGggaaatactgagttagatgggccaatgatctgactcggtTAAAGGTCTCCTAAGGCATGGATCTACTCACCTACGAAGTTGCCAATGAAAGCGATGCCGAGGGACAAATCGTTGTAGCCGTAGGTGTGAGATCCAACATTGCGCCAGCCGCGCCCTTCATACACAAGCCCATCCTCGCCAATCAGGAAGCTggaagggggaaggaaagaaggaaggaagaaaagaagaaagaaagagagaaagagagaaagagagaaagagagaaagagagaaagagagaaagaaagaaagaaagaaagaaagaaagaaagaaagaaagaaagaaagaaagaaaatatattctTGTGAGCTGCTGTGACTCCTGTACTGCAAGACTCCAAAGACTAAGGATTGGGAGAAATCTGCATCTCCTCAAAGAATACACCATAATCGAATCCTACAAAATCTACTTTCCCCCCTGAATTTTACAATCCAGTTCTCCATCAATCCAGTTCTCCAAtccgtgtatatatatatatatatatatatatatatatatatatatatggaaaatgaaaacaacatacaagaaTGCATCATATTAAACCGTCTGCAGAGAAACTGAGACAACAGGCAAAATATTGAAATTTAATGctaatattttaattaaatttacatttctctgaaatttacatttaattaaaataatgttttaattaaaatacaaattgtaacaaatgttcatgatggctttttaaaaataacaggagcagcagcaaagcaaagTGGAGAAGTAGCAAACTGAACTTACGATATggaagagacacagagagaaattgAACAGATATGGCTTCTTACATTGAAGGGTGTGAAAGGAAGTGAGCGAGAGATGGAGTGTGCCCTTCTTATCTCACTTTCCCCCTTTACACACCTCTTGTTTCGTTTGCTAGACAGATGCAAATACCTCGTCCAAAAGAGGCCTCAAAGTGACTAatctttttaaagccatacaagACAGTGACCTTCACAGCCTCTTGTGGGAGTTAGTGCGATCATTTAATGATTTGTTGTTATTaaaatttattagttgcttttttttttaccaaaagcAACTGAAATAGACTTAcagcagaaaaagcaaacaaCACGTGCATCTATTATTGCTACGCATGTGTTATAAACCTAGCAAAACGGATCGTGCTTAAAGTCGTCTAGGTTCTTCAATACATGCAAAATTCTAGTCTAAAAGCAGAAATACAGCAGCAATTTCCTATATGGAAAAACGAACAACACGGACTCACAGCAATATGAATTAAGTGTGATTGTAGTAAGATTGAAGCTCTTTATAAACAGCTACTGacttgctagggacgcgggtggcgctgtgggtaaaacctcagcgcctaggacttgccgatcgcatggtcggcggttcgaatccccacggcggggtgagctcccgtcgttcggtcccagcgcctgccaacctagcagttcgaaagcacccctgggtgcaagtagataaataggcactgcttaccagcgggaaggtaaacggcgttccgtgtgctgcgctggctcgccagagcagcgatgtcacgctggccacgtgacccggaagtgtctccggactgcgctggcccccggcctctagagtgagatgagcgcacaaccctagagtctggcaagactggcctgtaccggcaggggtacctttacctttaccttactgactTGCTATGTTATTCTGGAATCCAACACCTTTCCCagtcactttttaaataaaaaacagagtTAATGGTTTACAatgatgtgctgtgtgaagatgtGCTTTCTTTTGTTTGTCGTGTATCTTGCAACATTCAATTCCACTGGAATATCCCCAAGTTCCAGGGTTATGAGGGCTCATCGCAAACTCGGTTGAATTACTAACTGGTGGGTTGGGGCTCACAATACCGGAATCTATTTTATTGCCTCAGTTCCTCTGTTGTTTGCAAAAGGGTTTCAGGTTATTCTGAGCCTATGCAACCCACCTCTGGAATGGTAAGCTCTGTGGGACAAGGACCTCCCTCTTTGCTTTATGTTTCAGCTTCTAGTTCTTATAGTTGttgagatatacagtggtacttcgggttacatacgcttcaggttacatacacttcaggttacacactccgctaacccagaaatagtacttcgagatcagaactttgctccaggatgagaacagaaatcgtgctctggctgcgcggtggcagcaggaggccccattagttaaagtggtgcttcaggttaaaaacagtttcaggttaagaacggacctccagaatgaattaagtacttaacccgaggtaccacttgatACGGAAGGAACgaggggggggtacccatccttccccaccgctccctgaaggggtccgaggcgatggcccctgcagtgcccagccggcctcgaaccctcagcccccgcaccattgcataggcaccacactgtacccctgccttgtaaataaaaggctctctttcctgtcttcacgcgggcggaataagccccatctttcctatgcctttctctcgccctattcctaaagTGAGTCGACCGTATCATATTGTATTCCCCATTCATAAAACGAGCCacgctttagccaatcacagccgtgCATTCATCCTGCAGGATCTAGCTCAGGGAGCTCTTGCACGCCTCATTTAAcctcctgacaagctgctgatGGCCCCCCACGGcgagaacaatggatccgaaaccagagacctcgtaaaactgtcaaagTCTTGTTataatgtatccattcttgctacaatgtgtccattttgtttccgctttgatcaccaatacggaataggtcagaaagcatagaaaacctttggaaattgatataaaatcaaccataactccgatttcctagctcttggtgtcattcaactcagctccctttggactccatgatgccaccccgacctccataatccctgaagcggcagggcacgtacacaggaacttcctaatcctgtcagatcgtttcgcctaacccttcctccgggcaataccaggtggcagacgatgcatatctctggccctttgtcttgccaccaccggtacttgaTAAATGTTTATCCATGTGTATCTCTCGCTCtacatatttccccctcccttatctcaaatgttaattagtgtaaccccacctttctctgagatattcatgacgtgtgtaatatattcatgatgtaatccatgaaacccaaccttcccataatgtattcatgacactgtattctgggacttggagggaacttttaaaagtttatgtcgccccattcttggggttcaatctcgtcttgaacctgttgcgcaataaacttggatctcctgcagtttgctcctgtccggctgagctcattttcttccgcagggacccgcggacttacttagtctgacgagctgggtggcagaatagccctgcacccagatttttccgtaacacacTGTATAGAGAAACCCAttcaggcagtgtgtgtgtgtgtgtgtgtgtgtgtgtgtgtgtgtgtgtatacagtcgtaccttggttcccaaacggcttagttgcagaacaaaatggctcccaaacaccccaaACCCAGAactaagtgttccagtttgcaaacattttgcggaagccgaacatccgacgtggcttttgcttgagtgcaggaagctcctgcagccaatcggaagccgagctttggtttttgaacggtttcggaagtcgaacagactcccagaatggattaagttcgagaaccaaggtaccactgtaggttatTTTCTTGTTAGGTTGACATTTGAAGCGGCTTATGCAAAGTCAAACAGCGATCTCGGCTAACAGAACTGCAGCAAGGAAAAGAGATAATTAAGATACTTTAGTACAAGAATAAAGAACGACGCTCTTACTTATAGGCCACATCGCACCACCCTTTGAGGCCCAGGTGGTAATCCTGAGCGTTCCTGACTTCTCTGGAGCATTCGGCTCGCGTTTTGCACGGATTCTGAGCTGTGTGGATGATGATAACGTACTCAGGCGGGAGGTCCTTCAAAGGTTCAGAGCAGTTGGCCGGCTTTGCACCCCACTTGGAGGGGGTGATGAGTTTGAAGCACCCCGAAGCTGggaacacacaaaagaaaaattgTGAAGTGGCACAGGTGTGCGAAACCAGGGCTCACAGCGTTCCTTCCAAGCTCTACCACTCCTTTTGATTCCAATGCAAGCCAACCGATGGCTAAAATCCTAACTGAGGTCTCCTCAATGAATTATGGCAGTGCCGGAtttgcgtataagctaaacaaactgtagcttagggccccactcctttgggggtcccccccccaaaaaattaaaggaaactgGATGTCCATTTCCaatatataagataaaaaacaaataaaataaaacctacatacagcaacagtgttttgtgttgtgtaggctcctatttgtgatgtgcaaatggctttagatacctattaggtccataaattaccatatatgggacacgggtagtgctgtgggttaaaccacagagcctagggcttgccgatcagaaggtcagcggtttgaatccccgcgaaggggtgagcatccgttgctcggtccctgctcctgccaacctagcagctcaaaagcacaccaaaatgtgcaggtagataaataggtaccactctggcgggaaggtaaacggcgtttccgtgcgctgctgtggtttgccagaagcagtttagtcatgctggccacatgacctggaagctgtacgccggctccctcggccaataaagcgagatgagcgtcgcaaccctagagtcgtccgcgactggacctaacattcaggggtccctttacttttacctttaggctcctatttgttatgtgctttagatacctattaggtccataaattaccatatagcatatattcaacacaaaaaccagtgacaatttgtcgtcgacaaaggacagctggagatataaagggccccattaccttcagcagcttagggcttcatcaaacctaaatccggccctgaattATGGTAACTCTATCCCCATGCATTATCAGGTAGTACAGTCATGCTGATGATCATACCACATCCTCCTGTTGTTTCGGTTGACTTTGAAGCTTACCTTGTGACAGAGCACACAGAAAAAGCAGAATAATCTCTTGGCTGGCCATCATCTTGCTATTAAAGACCTGCGGGAAATAAAATATTGACGGGTTAAAGCAGGTCTAGAAAACATTATATATACTCCAAGTTTGGTATGAGAGATATTACAGTAGACAATGTTCTATGAACCCAAGAGATGGAAGGCTTACATTTAATCACAAGACTATTCATAATATATTTGCAGAATATTATTCTGATTTATCTCAAATAACTGAACCTTTGGAAAAGAAGACTTAGTTATATTTGGGAAATGTAAGACTGCAATTTCAAAGCTGAAACAaaatagacccccccccccagttttgcacttctttctattattattattattattattattattattattattattattattatttgtatcccaccctttatccatagatctctgggcagttcacagcataccTGATGTGACTAATTTTGTTTAATGAGGTATGGCAGGGAAGCAGCACCCAAAAGACATGGAATGCTTCTCAGATTATTGTCTCACTCAAACCTGGACAAGATAGGCAGGAAGTGGGATCATACAGACCTTTCACCCTGCTTAATGAGGATTAAAGAAAACGATTATATCAGTTTTGGCATCTCATGTGTGCAGGGTGATTGCAACAATTGTGAATTTAGATCAGACAGGGTTCATACCCAATACACATACGGCAGATCCAATATGCTGTTTGTTAATCCAATATGCATTTGATTGTAGAAGGCGGCAAACTCCATTGGCTACAGATCCCTATAAAGCATTTGATTCCCTGGAATGGTGTTGCTTGTTGGGTATTTTGAACAAATACCAGTTGGAGGCTAAATCTACAGCAGCAACTGCTTAGTTGTATAAAGTGAATTATGCCACAGTGTGTACccatgaggaggaattaaagaaccttttaatgagggtgaaagaggagagcgcaaaatatagtctgaagctcaacataaaaaaaccctaagatcatggccactggtcccatcacctcctggcaaatagaaggggaagaaatggaggcagggagagattttactgtcttgggttccatgatcagtgcagatggcgacagcagccacgaaattaaaagacacctgcttcttggcaaatcaaatcaaattttattaaacggtcacagaccaggttaactcgtacagctagtcagcgaagcataacaccaggaaaaaacaaaggacaatttcaatacagattaggccataacagcaatttgaaattagacagcataaataaaattaagtatttgccttcgcctgcatattgacattggaaagctcttgtttcctgcgcctaatagcggctacacagaatttggcaacattgatcgtaatttcaggaaccttatcttctaccaaggctctcatacgttggggttctggtacatttttaagcttttgtagaactggggcaataaaggtcaggcgtagatccttgtagtaactacagtgcagcaatacatgcagacttgtttccacttccgatgagccacatgggcaaacacgtgactcatatggtttgccctcatatctgcctagcagcagggcagagggcagaacgttaaatctggccagggtgaaggagtgtctgtacttaggtatttgtaaatcagccagataatttgcgggtgagaaccctcttccaaagtctctaattgtggcatgtttatccattttgcccatatgacattgcagctctatgtccctaatgcgttggagcacttgacttctggctctctcatatcctgccgctatcaagatctgcggggagaatcccaggcttcttatcttttcaaacagggaagctttccaggtagaatgaaaggtgtctaagagtgttaaaggagccaaaccggccgggaaaaaaataagttttaaccagtagtgtatctttagaatccacaaccgcgcgttaacgggtggttgtccaacttctaagcggacagctatattagatacacagggggggatccccaataaacaccgatagaattttgtttgaaatgcctccataggcgcaaaatttttaaaactgcaaacctgggatccataagtgagttgtgggagtatttttgcagcaaaaacctggGAGGCCGCCGGAACGTATTTACCCCCTTTCCCGTGAAAAAATCTTGTAAGGGCTTTATTGGCCCTTCCTGCGTTGGCAATGGCGTTTTTCATCTGTTGGTGCCACGAGACCCTTTCC includes:
- the LOC114586949 gene encoding peptidoglycan recognition protein 1-like — protein: MMASQEIILLFLCALSQASGCFKLITPSKWGAKPANCSEPLKDLPPEYVIIIHTAQNPCKTRAECSREVRNAQDYHLGLKGWCDVAYNFLIGEDGLVYEGRGWRNVGSHTYGYNDLSLGIAFIGNFVERSPNQAAWKALKCLLDFSVKVGYLSPDYLVIAHSDVSNLVSPGEPIRSEISKWPNYRHN